The Pseudomonadota bacterium DNA segment CCCCGCGCCCGCCCCCGCCGTGAACACCGACGACACCACCGCTCCCCACACCCCAGCCTCGCACTTCTGCTGCCCGTGCGCGCACACCCCCTCCGTCGGCCCCGTCCCGCACTCCCGGTACAACCCCTCGTCCGTCTGCCCGTCGCAGTCGTCGTCCTGGTTGTTGCAAGGGTCCACGGTCTCGGCCACGGGCGCGGTGTAACTCTCGCACTGCACGATGCCGAGCGTCGCGTTGCAGTGCTCCACGCCCGCGACGCACTGCCCTTCGCAGTCGTACACGCCGGGCGAGACCTCGGTGCACCCGGAGAAGCCGGTCGGGTAGCAGGCCGCACCGCCGCCCGGATCGCCGTCGTCGGCCGTGCCGTCGCAGTCGTCGTCCTTGGCGTTGCAGATCTCGTCGATCTCCGTGACGTAGTCCTCGCAGGACAGATCGCCGCCCACGAGGCACATCCACGTGCCGCCCTCGCACTCGCCGAGACAGCCCGCCCCGTCCGGATCGCAGCCGTCGTAGCCGGTCGGGTAGCAGCCGTCGCCGCCTTCCGGGTTGTTGTCGTCGATCGTCCCGTCGCAGTCGTCGTCGATGTCGTTGCACTCCTCGACGGCCGGGTACACGACCGTCCCGACGCAGTCGAGCGCGCCCAGGGCGGAGTTGCAGTCCCAGACGCCGGCCGAGCACGGCCCGTCGGTCGGGTGGTCGATCGCCGGGCACGGGGCGCCCTCGACGTCGGGCGTGGTGCCGTCCCACGCCGGGAAGTTGTCGACGCCGCCCGCGCAGTCGTTGTCCAGGCCGTCGCAGATCTCGTCCACCGGCGTCGTGTAGTTGATGCAATCCATCTCCCCGTCGTCCCCGCAGCTCTGGACGCCGGCCGCGCACTCGCCGATGCAGTCCGTGCCGTCCGGGTCGCAGCCGATGTAGCCGAGCGGGTAGCACGCCCCGCCGCCGCCCGGGTTGCCCTCGTCGGTCGCGGCGTCGCAGTCGTCGTCCAGATCGTTGCACGTTTCGGAGGTGGCGGTGGTCGGCGCCACGCAAGACGCCGTGATGTCGTCGTCGCAGCACTGGTAGCCGGTGGGCGTGCAGCGCCACGTCGCGGCGTCGCACTCGCCGGTCTCCGGGTTGCAGCCGCCGGCGGTCAGGTTGTACGCGACCGTCGTCCCGGTGATGTTGTCGATGTAGCCGTCGCAGTCCTCGTCGGCGCCGTTGCAGAGGTCGGATGCCGCCGGGTAGACCGAGCCCTGACAGACCATGCCGGTCCCGGGCGCGCAGACGTACACACCGGGGTGGCAGGTGCCGATCGTCGTCGGGTAGCCGCACGCGCCCCCGGTCGGCCAGCCGCCGACCGGCGCTTCGTCGGTCTCGCCGTCGCAGTTGTTGTCCTTGCCGTCGCACAGCGTCTCGCCCGGATCCGCGCACAGCGTGGGCGCGGGCTGCGTCACGGGGCTCACGCCGTTCCAGTTGCAGAACAGCTCGAACCCCTCGTCGACCCCCTCGTCCCCCGGGCCGCACACCACGGTGTCGCTGTTGGTATCACCGGGACAGTCGCAGTCGTTGTCCAAACCGTCGCAAATCTCGGTCAAGATCGATTCCGACACAATCGTATAAAGCGCGCTGGTCAGCGTCGCCTCCGAGGTGGCGGACATCGCGGTGGGCCCGGTGCCGCCCGCCACGGCCATGGCGTTGAGCGTGGCGCTGGTGATCGCGAGGCCGATGACCCACGTCTTGACGTGAATGCTCGCGTCAGCCGGGGAGAGCGATCCGCCGATGTTGTAGATGTTCGTCACCTGCCCTGTCGGGGTGACCGTGCCATCGTAGTCGCCGTCGGCGAGGACGATGATCGAGTAGGGCCGGCAGTCGCGGTACGGATCCGCGTTCATCACGCCGATGAGGTAGGCGCGCGCGGCCTCGAGCGCCTCGCCGAGCGGGGTGCCGCCGTCGCCGCGCAGCTCCTGCTCCGTGTAGTCGCCGGTCACCGGCCCTTGGAAGGTCGAGACCTTGGGCGTTCCCTCGGCCAAGAACTCGGTGTTGTCCATCCACGCGACGATCTCGGGCGTGTTTTCCGCGACGAACCCCTCGCACAGGTAGTTCGATTGCGTCGAGAACGCGCCGGCGGCGGTGTAGTTGTACGGGGCGGCCGATCCGGTGCCGGCGATGCCCCGGTACCGCAGGATGTCCCTGTGGCCGATCTCCTGGTTGTTGCCGTACCAGTCCGCGCGCCAGGCGTCGTCGGAAACGAACGCCGCGGTGTACTCCTGCGGGAACTTCATGAGCGCGAAGTCGATGTCGCCCGCCTCGTACAGCATGGAGCGCATCGCCTTCTTGGCGATGAAGAGCCGGGAGTCGCCGTATCCCGGGCAGCACTGGCGCGTGTCCCAGGGGTCGGTCGTCCCGTCGCCGTAGGTCTGCGCGCCCGAGATATTCAGGGTCATGCTCCCCGAGGTATCGAAGAGGATGAGGATCCGGGGTTTGATCTGCGCGTCCGCCCGCGCCGGCGCGAACGACAGTGCGGCGAACAGCGCGACCGCCGAGAACCCGATCATGCCCTTGCTGAAACGACTCATGCTCCTGCTCCTTGTTTCGAACCAGATTCCGACCCCAGCATACGGACTGTAGAGCCCTCTTTTGTCCCTGTCATTAGAGGAAAGCACAATTGGAAAATTATGATCGCAATCGAACAAACAGGGGTCGAGTGCGGCAGCTCAATAAATCGGCGCCGGATTTGTTTGCCGACCGATCTCGAGCCCGCGGGCGAGGTGCTCGCCGGTCGCCGAGCCGCGCGCCCGAGCGACCTGCTCCGGGGTGCCCTGGGCGATGAGCCGGCCGCCCGCCGCCCCGCCGCCGGGACCCAGGTCGATCACCCAGTCGGCATTCTTGATGATATCGACGTTATGCTCGATGACCAGCACGCTGTTCCCGTGATCGACGAGCCGCTGGAGCACCGCGAGCAGCTTCCGGATGTCGTCGAAGTGCAGCCCGGTCGTCGGCTCGTCGAGCACGTAGACGGTGCGCCCGGTGTCGCGGCGCGCGAGCTCCCGGGACAGCTTGATGCGCTGCGCCTCGCCCCCGGACAAGGTGGTCGCCGGCTGCCCGAGCTCCACGTAGCCCATCCCGACATCCTCGAGGGTGCGCAGGATGCGCCCGAGCCGCGGGTAGGCGGAGAACAGCTCGAGCGCCTCGGAGACCGTCGTGCCGAGGATCTCCTTGATGTTGCGGCTCTTGTACCGGACCCTGAGCGTCGCCTCGTTGTACCGCTCGCCGCGGCAGACCTCGCACGCGACGTGGACGTCCGCGAGGAAGTGCATCTCGACGCGCACCACCCCGGCGCCGCCGCACGCCTCGCACCGGCCGCCCGCGACGTTGAAGCTGAACCGCCCGGGACCGAACCCGTACGCGCGCGCCTCGGCGGTCTCGGCCATGACTCCGCGGATCTCGTCGAACGCCTTCGTGTACGTCGCCGGGTTCGAGCGCGGCGTCCTCCCGATCGGCTTCTGATCGATGTGGATCACCTTGTCCACCGCCTCGTGGCCGCTGAGGGAGCGGTACGGGCCGGGGTGGGCGGCCGCCAGGCCGAGCTCTCGCTCGAGCGCGGGCAGGATCGTGCCGGAGAGGAGCGAGCTCTTGCCGGCGCCGGACACGCCGGTGAACACGGCGAGCACGCCGAGCGGGACGTCGACGTCGAGGTCGCGCAGGTTGTTGAGCCGTGCGCCGCGCAGCTCGATCCGGCCCGTCGGGGCGCGCCGGCGCGAGGGAAACTCGATGCGCGTGCGGCCGCTCAGGTACTCTCCGGTGAGCGAGGACGCGCACGCCGCGATCTCCGCCGGGGTGCCCTGGCACACGACGCGGCCGCCCGCGGGCCCGGCGCCCGGACCGAAGTCGACCACGTGATCCGCTCGTGCGATCGTCTCCGGGTCGTGCTCGACGACGATGACCGTGTTGCCGAGATCGCGCAGTCCCTCGAGCGCGTCGAGCAGGCGCGCCCCGTCGCGCGGGTGCAGCCCGATGGACGGCTCGTCGAGGACGTACAGGACGCCGCTGAGCTCCGAGCCGAGCTGGCTCGCGAGCCGGATGCGCTGCGCCTCGCCCCCCGACAGCGACGGCCCGAGCCGATCCAGGGTCAGGTACCCGAGCCCGACGTTCAGGAGGAAGCCGACCCGCGCGCCGATCTCCTTCACGAGCTCGGCCGCGACGACGCCGCGCGCCCCCCCGAGCGAGAGCTCCGCGAACCACCGCGCCGAGTCGGCGACGCTCATCGCCGCCACCTCGTGGATCGCCGCGCCGCCGACGAGCACCGCGCGGGACTCGGGCCGCAGCCGGGCGCCGCCGCACGCGCTGCACGGCACGTCGGTGAGGTACTGCCTGTAGAACTCGCGCATCTGCTCCGACGTCGTCTGCTGCATGCGCCGCATCAGCGTGTTGACGATCCCCTCGAAGCGCATCACGAACCGGCCCGACGATCGGCCGCGCCTCCAGTTGACGCGGATGTGCTGATCGCCGGAGCCGTACAGGACGAGGCGGCGCTTCGCGGCCGTCAGCTCCCGCCACGGCCTGTCGAGATCCACGCCGAGGTCCCGCTCGAGGCCGTCGAAGATGCGCGCGTTCCAGCCTCCCTCGCGCTTCAGCTGGCTCGCGTACGGCGCGAGCGCGCCCTCACGGATCGAGAGGCCCTGGTCCGGCACGACGAGGTCCGGATCCATCTCGAGCCTCGTGCCGAGGCCGTTGCAGGCCGGGCACGCGCCGACCGGCGAGTTGAACGAGAACGACGCGGGCGACAGCACCGGGAACCCGATGCGGCACGCCGTGCAGTGGTGCTCGGCCGAGAAGCGCATCTCCCGGCCGTCGTCGAGCGCGACGGCGATCTCGCTGCCGGCCTCCCGGAGCGCGGTCTCGACCGAGTCCGCGAGCCGCGCGCCGTCGACCGAGCCGATGACCACGCGATCGACCACGAGCTCCAGCGAGTGCTTACGCTTCTTGTCGAGCCGCGGGATCTCCTCGTCGAGGCGCCTGATCTCGCCGTCGACCCGGAGGCGCACGAAGCCGCGCTCGCGGCACCGGTCGATCACGTCCCGGTGCTCGCCCTTGCGGTTGACGACGAGCGGGGCGAGCAGCGTCGCCGCGGTCCCCGCCGGCAGCGCGCGGATCTCGTCCACGAGCTGCTGGGAGGTCATCGCCGCGACGGGCCGGCCGCACTGGTGGCAGTGCTGCGCGCCGACCCGCGCCCACAGCACCCGCATGTAGTCGTAGACTTCGGTGATCGTCCCCACGGTGGACCGCGGGTTCGACGACGCGCTCTTCTGCTCGATCGCGATCGTCGGCGAGAGGCCGCTCAGCTTGTCGTACCGGGGCTTCTCGAGCTGTCCGAGGAACTGCCGCGCGTACGACGACAGCGACTCGACGTAGCGCCGCTGCCCCTCCGCGTACAGCGTGTCGAAGGCGAGCGACGACTTCCCCGATCCGGACACGCCCGTGAAGACGACGAGCCTCCGCTTCGGGATGACGAGCTCGTCGATGCGCAGGTTGTGCTCCCGCGCGCCTTTGATGCGGATGGTCTCGGGGTTCGCGATCATCGGCGCGCGACGAGGAGCGCCTCTTCCGGCGCGCCGCCCTCCAGCCGCGCGCGTCCGAGGATCAGCAGCCTGAGCACGAAGCGCCTCTGCGGATCGCGCTCGTCGGCGGGGTGCGCGGGCCCGTCCGCGGCGATCGCGAGCGGCTCGGCCAGGGCGCGCAGCGCGTCGGCGGTGAGGGCGTCCGCGTCGAGCCCGAGCGCGCGGCCGGCGAACGCGGCGGCCTCCTCGGACGAGAGCGGATCGGCGCGCAGCGGCCTCCCCGAGGCGGCGTTAGCGAGCGCCGTGAGCAGGACGACGGACGCCGTCGCCGGGAGCACCCCGGCCGCGCGGTCCAGCGCGCCGAGCCGCGCGAGGAGCGCCGGGGCGCCCTCGGCCTCGGCGAGGAGCGCCGAGGCTCGCGCCACCTCGCCCGCGTCCGCGAAGCCGACGAGCTCCGCGTCCAGGGGGTCGAGTGGGGCGGGCGAGAGATCGCCGCCCTCGTCGAGCCGCGGGAAGCGCCGCGGGAAGTCCGAGGCGAGCGCGCCGACGACCACGGCGTGCGGCGGGTCGAGCGCCGCCCGCGGGCTCCCGCCGACCGCGACGCCGATCCTCCGCTCGAGCGCCCGCGCCCTCTCCCGGAGCGGCGCCAGGACGCCCATGCCGGCCCGGACGAACGATACCGGCGGCTCGGCGAGGAGCGCCCGCGCCGCGGCCTCGACGTCACGGCCGACGACCGCCGCGAGCCCGAGCGCCAGGGTGTCGCGGGCGAGGCACACGCCCCGCGCGGTGGCCTCGAGATCGCCGAGCGGGACGCCGAGCCCGCTCACGAAGAGGTTCACGGTCGCGCCGATCGCCGCCGGCAGGAGCGCCGCGCGGTCGGCGAGATCCGGATCGTCGGTGCCCGCCGCGCGCTCGAGCGCCGCGTCGAGGAACGCGTGCCCGGCGAGGCACGCCCGGTGGAGCGCGGGCAAGCCGACGCCGCCGGGCAACGGGATGCGGGTCCCGCTCGAGAGCCGCCCGGCGACGACTTCGGGGTCGAGCGGCGAGAGCGCGGCGAGCCCCTCCTCCCGCGACCTGTAGCCGAAATCCGCCAGGCGCCCCGTCCGCCATCGGAGGGCGGCCTCCTCGAGCTCGATGGGAAAGTCGTGCCGCAGGCACTCGAGCTCCGGCTGGTACTCGGTGAACGTGAGGCTGAGGAGCGCGGCGAGGATCTGCCGCACGACCTGGGGGACGTCCTCGGGGTTCGGCAGCTCGATCGCGTAGTGGCCGTCGGCGCACTCGAACAGCTCCGACCCCTCGGCGCCGCCGAACTCCTCGTTCTTGTCCTCCCTCAGATGGACCACGACCCAGGGCTTGAGGAACAGCGTGCGCAGCTCGTTCTCGAAGGTGA contains these protein-coding regions:
- a CDS encoding MopE-related protein, giving the protein MSRFSKGMIGFSAVALFAALSFAPARADAQIKPRILILFDTSGSMTLNISGAQTYGDGTTDPWDTRQCCPGYGDSRLFIAKKAMRSMLYEAGDIDFALMKFPQEYTAAFVSDDAWRADWYGNNQEIGHRDILRYRGIAGTGSAAPYNYTAAGAFSTQSNYLCEGFVAENTPEIVAWMDNTEFLAEGTPKVSTFQGPVTGDYTEQELRGDGGTPLGEALEAARAYLIGVMNADPYRDCRPYSIIVLADGDYDGTVTPTGQVTNIYNIGGSLSPADASIHVKTWVIGLAITSATLNAMAVAGGTGPTAMSATSEATLTSALYTIVSESILTEICDGLDNDCDCPGDTNSDTVVCGPGDEGVDEGFELFCNWNGVSPVTQPAPTLCADPGETLCDGKDNNCDGETDEAPVGGWPTGGACGYPTTIGTCHPGVYVCAPGTGMVCQGSVYPAASDLCNGADEDCDGYIDNITGTTVAYNLTAGGCNPETGECDAATWRCTPTGYQCCDDDITASCVAPTTATSETCNDLDDDCDAATDEGNPGGGGACYPLGYIGCDPDGTDCIGECAAGVQSCGDDGEMDCINYTTPVDEICDGLDNDCAGGVDNFPAWDGTTPDVEGAPCPAIDHPTDGPCSAGVWDCNSALGALDCVGTVVYPAVEECNDIDDDCDGTIDDNNPEGGDGCYPTGYDGCDPDGAGCLGECEGGTWMCLVGGDLSCEDYVTEIDEICNAKDDDCDGTADDGDPGGGAACYPTGFSGCTEVSPGVYDCEGQCVAGVEHCNATLGIVQCESYTAPVAETVDPCNNQDDDCDGQTDEGLYRECGTGPTEGVCAHGQQKCEAGVWGAVVSSVFTAGAGAG
- the uvrA gene encoding excinuclease ABC subunit UvrA, which codes for MIANPETIRIKGAREHNLRIDELVIPKRRLVVFTGVSGSGKSSLAFDTLYAEGQRRYVESLSSYARQFLGQLEKPRYDKLSGLSPTIAIEQKSASSNPRSTVGTITEVYDYMRVLWARVGAQHCHQCGRPVAAMTSQQLVDEIRALPAGTAATLLAPLVVNRKGEHRDVIDRCRERGFVRLRVDGEIRRLDEEIPRLDKKRKHSLELVVDRVVIGSVDGARLADSVETALREAGSEIAVALDDGREMRFSAEHHCTACRIGFPVLSPASFSFNSPVGACPACNGLGTRLEMDPDLVVPDQGLSIREGALAPYASQLKREGGWNARIFDGLERDLGVDLDRPWRELTAAKRRLVLYGSGDQHIRVNWRRGRSSGRFVMRFEGIVNTLMRRMQQTTSEQMREFYRQYLTDVPCSACGGARLRPESRAVLVGGAAIHEVAAMSVADSARWFAELSLGGARGVVAAELVKEIGARVGFLLNVGLGYLTLDRLGPSLSGGEAQRIRLASQLGSELSGVLYVLDEPSIGLHPRDGARLLDALEGLRDLGNTVIVVEHDPETIARADHVVDFGPGAGPAGGRVVCQGTPAEIAACASSLTGEYLSGRTRIEFPSRRRAPTGRIELRGARLNNLRDLDVDVPLGVLAVFTGVSGAGKSSLLSGTILPALERELGLAAAHPGPYRSLSGHEAVDKVIHIDQKPIGRTPRSNPATYTKAFDEIRGVMAETAEARAYGFGPGRFSFNVAGGRCEACGGAGVVRVEMHFLADVHVACEVCRGERYNEATLRVRYKSRNIKEILGTTVSEALELFSAYPRLGRILRTLEDVGMGYVELGQPATTLSGGEAQRIKLSRELARRDTGRTVYVLDEPTTGLHFDDIRKLLAVLQRLVDHGNSVLVIEHNVDIIKNADWVIDLGPGGGAAGGRLIAQGTPEQVARARGSATGEHLARGLEIGRQTNPAPIY
- a CDS encoding DUF6178 family protein, which encodes MAKRTKGAPKGSLAIAKAPRLVAEELLARIERSDEPAAIVEALVPIDLLALLREADDERRVDLLGYATDEQLVGVVDLACWRKDAFDGEALGALLAPAVATGTDVAARLFLTFENELRTLFLKPWVVVHLREDKNEEFGGAEGSELFECADGHYAIELPNPEDVPQVVRQILAALLSLTFTEYQPELECLRHDFPIELEEAALRWRTGRLADFGYRSREEGLAALSPLDPEVVAGRLSSGTRIPLPGGVGLPALHRACLAGHAFLDAALERAAGTDDPDLADRAALLPAAIGATVNLFVSGLGVPLGDLEATARGVCLARDTLALGLAAVVGRDVEAAARALLAEPPVSFVRAGMGVLAPLRERARALERRIGVAVGGSPRAALDPPHAVVVGALASDFPRRFPRLDEGGDLSPAPLDPLDAELVGFADAGEVARASALLAEAEGAPALLARLGALDRAAGVLPATASVVLLTALANAASGRPLRADPLSSEEAAAFAGRALGLDADALTADALRALAEPLAIAADGPAHPADERDPQRRFVLRLLILGRARLEGGAPEEALLVARR